The following proteins are co-located in the Manihot esculenta cultivar AM560-2 chromosome 7, M.esculenta_v8, whole genome shotgun sequence genome:
- the LOC110619477 gene encoding phosphoribosylamine--glycine ligase — MSCVTLNLVPSINLNGRNASVNSARLSNSLSCVFGNSSSSSFSFLGYLSSSDSKNRCDSRRVIKGCRSFSSVFKCVSQKSEPSVSINARGNGASEERVVVLVIGGGGREHALCYALQRSPSCDAVFCAPGNAGISNSGNATCIPDLDISDSSAVISFCRQWNVGLVVVGPEAPLVAGLANDLGKAGILTFGPSAEASALEGSKNFMKSLCDKYGIPTAKYQTFTDPSAAKQYIQNQGAPIVIKADGLAAGKGVIVAMTLEEAYEAVDSMLVKGAFGSAGCRVIAEEYLEGEEASFFALVDGETAIPLESAQDHKRVGDGDVGPNTGGMGAYSPAPVLTKELQSLVMESIILPTVKGMAAEGCKFVGVLYAGLMIEKKSGLPKLIEYNVRFGDPECQVLMVRLESDLAQVLLAACRGELRGVSLNWSPGSAMVVVMASKGYPGSYEKGTVIKNLEEAENVAPTVQIFHAGTALDADGNFIATGGRVLGVTAKGSDLQEARDRAYQAVEEINWPGGFYRRDIGWRALPQKQFAARK; from the exons ATGTCTTGTGTTACTTTAAACCTGGTACCTTCTATCAATCTCAATGGCAGAAACGCCAGTGTCAACTCTGCTCGATTATCAAACAGTCTCTCTTGCGTGTTTGGCAACTCTTCTTCTTCGTCTTTCTCCTTTCTGGGATACTTGAGTTCTAGTGATAGCAAAAATCGCTGTGATTCCCGCCGCGTAATCAAGGGCTGTAGGTCGTTTTCCTCTGTGTTCAAGTGTGTTTCCCAGAAATCAGAACCGTCAGTTTCGATTAATGCCCGTGGCAACGGTGCTTCTG AAGAGAGGGTGGTTGTGTTAGTTATTGGTGGTGGAGGAAGAGAACATGCACTTTGCTATGCCTTGCAACGATCACCATCCTGTGATGCTGTTTTCTGTGCTCCTGGCAATGCGGGTATTTCCAATTCAGGGAATGCTACTTGTATTCCAGACCTTGACATCTCTGATAGCTCAGCTGTTATCTCTTTCTGCCGCCAATGGAATGTGGGATTGGTTGTTGTTGGACCAGAGGCACCTCTAGTTGCTGGCCTTGCAAATGATCTAGGGAAGGCTGGAATCCTTACTTTTGGCCCATCTGCAGAGGCTTCAGCTTTGGAAGGTTCAAAGAACTTTATGAAGAGCTTGTGTGACAAATATGGAATTCCAACTGCAAAG TACCAAACATTTACAGATCCATCTGCTGCAAAGCAATATATTCAGAACCAGGGAGCTCCTATAGTTATCAAAGCAGATGGATTGGCTGCTGGGAAAGGGGTTATTGTTGCAATGACACTGGAGGAGGCATATGAAGCTGTGGATTCAATGCTTGTGAAAGGTGCTTTTGGTTCTGCTGGTTGCCGTGTCATCGCCGAGGAATATcttgaaggagaagaagcatcTTTCTTTGCACTGGTGGATGGAGAGACCGCCATTCCTTTGGAATCTGCTCAGGACCATAAGCGGGTTGGGGATGGTGATGTGGGACCTAATACTGGTGGTATGGGGGCATACTCCCCTGCACCAGTGTTAACAAAAGAACTTCAGTCTTTGGTTATGGAAAGTATAATTCTGCCAACAGTGAAAGGAATGGCAGCAGAGGGTTGCAAGTTTGTTGGAGTTTTGTATGCTGGGTTAATGATTGAGAAGAAGTCTGGCTTGCCTAAGCTAATTGAATACAATGTACGGTTCGGAGATCCGGAGTGCCAG GTACTAATGGTTCGGTTAGAATCTGATCTGGCACAAGTTTTGCTCGCGGCATGCAGAGGAGAGTTAAGAGGAGTATCACTGAATTGGTCTCCAGGGTCTGCCATGGTGGTGGTAATGGCAAGTAAAGGCTACCCCGGATCCTACGAGAAGGGGACTGTGATTAAAAACCTTGAAGAGGCCGAAAACGTTGCCCCAACAGTTCAGATATTTCACGCTGGAACTGCTCTGGATGCAGATGGCAACTTCATTGCTACTGGGGGCCGCGTGCTTGGAGTTACAGCCAAGGGAAGTGATCTTCAAGAGGCAAGGGATAGAGCCTATCAAGCAGTTGAGGAAATCAACTGGCCGGGAGGATTCTACCGGCGAGACATTGGGTGGCGAGCACTTCCCCAGAAGCAGTTTGCTGCCAGAAAATAA
- the LOC110618604 gene encoding translation initiation factor IF-1, chloroplastic, whose product MTSMAAQVHILAATGFCAPSSTKPTNFFPRTFFLGHGFIRTTLHNLTISPSRFDVSPHAKANPTGEQKWTHEGSVTESLPNGMFRVRLDNEDVIIGYISGKIRKNFVRILPGDRVKVEVSRYDSSRGRIVYRMRNRDTGND is encoded by the coding sequence ATGACCTCCATGGCTGCGCAAGTCCACATCCTCGCCGCAACTGGGTTCTGTGCTCCTTCCTCTACAAAACCCACCAATTTCTTCCCAAGAACATTCTTCCTTGGCCATGGATTCATCAGAACGACGCTGCACAACCTCACAATTTCACCTTCAAGGTTCGATGTTTCACCCCACGCAAAAGCTAATCCAACTGGGGAGCAGAAATGGACCCATGAAGGCTCCGTGACTGAATCTTTACCCAACGGTATGTTTCGAGTACGCTTAGATAATGAAGATGTGATCATTGGGTATATTTCAGGCAAGATAAGGAAGAATTTTGTACGTATACTTCCCGGAGATAGGGTTAAGGTTGAGGTCAGTCGTTATGATTCATCTAGAGGCCGTATTGTTTATAGAATGCGTAACAGAGATACTGGCAATGATTGA